In Strigops habroptila isolate Jane chromosome 4, bStrHab1.2.pri, whole genome shotgun sequence, a single genomic region encodes these proteins:
- the PLA2G4F gene encoding cytosolic phospholipase A2 zeta isoform X1 — translation MFHEVLRGTIPPRVLPVLAAVLFQRKERKEIGFYHRRWEKHPYYNLTVKVLRARNIKGTDLLSKADCYVELKLPTASPTVFRTQVVDNSDNPEWNETFQYRIHTAVKNILELTLYDKDVLVSDELTSIVFDVAGMKLGQPLLRTFKLNPEANEELDVEFYLEKCSDAPTKVLTNGVLVVHPCLSLQGTVNKDKEQQGSCEVKVSVPGAYQKQLHIPLGPDSKDYGTSFVFHVDKEIWPELQVELEQTISVLQDGMNDIEKHTTVLGLGTVPVNSLPIGQKVDRIVSLGEGQSLDMSFKAEESTWDLDIRLGFDLCKEEREFLGKRKKIVSEALRKALHLKEFPSKDEVPVVAVVGSGGGMRALTSFYGSLAGLQQLGLLDATIYLCGISGSTWCLSTLYQDPDWSQKDLQDAIKRAQSTVSSSKAGAFSPERLKYYFQELNAMEISGRKVSFTDLWGLIVEYFLQQKEDPSKLSDQQEAVKWAQNPYPIYAAVNVRPNISSGDFAEWCEFTPYEVGFRKYGAFVRTEDFDSEFFMGRLIQKHPEPRICFLQGMWGSAFAASLDDICLKVVGIGLGFLDSFKDVIKVVDDCRRFHFRDPTRLKTRLVIPGGPLLQILEDFFKSRVTCGETFNFMQGLYLHRDYVNVKKFVAWRGTHLDAFPNQLTPMEENLYLVDGGFSINSPFPLVLQPERDVDVILSFNYSWEAPFEVLELTQKYCEEREIPFPKIEWSEEDEKKPKECYMFVDDDNPKAPVVLHFPLVNDTFQEYKAPGVKRESEEEKSFGDFVIESKDSPYRTLNFTFEPYDFNRLVEVNRYNVLNSKDTLFKALNLALQRRKLKKVINTSNT, via the exons TGGGAGAAGCACCCTTACTACAACCTAACGGTAAAAGTTCTCCGAGCCAGAAACATCAAGGGTACAGATCTGT TGTCTAAGGCAGACTGCTATGTGGAACTAAAGCTACCCACTGCATCTCCTACAGTCTTCCGAACTCAGGTTGTTGACAACTCTGATAACCCAGAATGGAATGAAACTTTCCAGTATCGAATCCATACTGCTGTCAAG AACATTCTGGAATTGACGCTTTATGATAAGGATGTCCTCGTCAGCGATGAGCTTACATCTATTGTCTTTGATGTAGCGGGCATGAAGTTGGGTCAGCCCCTGCTGCGCACTTTCAAGTTGAACCCTGAG gctAATGAAGAGCTGGATGTAGAGTTTTACTTGGAGAAATG CTCAGATGCCCCTACAAAGGTACTGACCAATGGGGTCCTTGTG GTTCATCCGTGCTTGTCTCTGCAAGGCACTGTCAACAAAGACAAAGAACAGCAAG GGAGCTGTGAGGTCAAGGTGTCTGTTCCAGGGGCATATCAGAAGCAGCTGCATATTCCGTTGGGACCAGACAGCAAGGATTATGGAACCTCATTTGTCTTTCATGTGGATAAAGAAATTTGGCCAGAACTGCAAGTGGAGCTGGAGCAAACCATATCTGTCCTACAG gatGGTATGAACGATATTGAAAAGCATACTACAGTTCTGGGATTGGGAACTGTACCAGTTAATTCCCTTCCTATTGGACAAAAAGTTGATAGAATCGTTTCTCTGGGAGAG GGACAAAGTTTGGATATGAGTTTTAAAGCTGAAGAGAG caCTTGGGATCTTGATATACGGCTGGGTTTTGATCTCTGTAAAGAGGAGAGAGAATTTTTgggcaaaaggaagaaaatagtttcTGAAGCACTGAGGAAGGCTCTTCACTTAAAAGAATTCCCTTCAAAAGATGAG GTCCCAGTCGTAGCAGTGGTGGGGTCTGGAGGTGGCATGAGAGCACTGACATCATTCTATGGCAGTCTTGCTGGGCTTCAGCAGCTGGGCCTTTTGGATGCTACAATATATCTGTGTGGGATTTCTGGCTCTACTTG GTGTTTATCGACATTGTATCAAGACCCTGACTGGTCACAGAAAGACCTTCAAGATGCAATCAAGAGAGCCCAGTCTACTGTgtccagcagcaaagcaggagcaTTTTCCCCAGAACGACTGAAATACTATTTCCAGGAGCTGAATGCAATGGAGATTAGTGGACGGAAAGTTTCCTTTACAGATTTGTGGGGCCTTATTGTGGAATATTTCCTACAACAGAAG GAAGATCCATCAAAGCTTTCTGATCAGCAAGAAGCAGTGAAATGGGCCCAGAACCCCTATCCTATCTATGCAGCTGTCAATGTGAGGCCCAATATTAGCAGTGGTGACTTTGCAG AATGGTGTGAGTTCACTCCCTATGAAGTTGGGTTTCGCAAATACGGAGCTTTTGTCCGAACAGAAGACTTTGACAGTGAGTTCTTCATGGGACGGCTCATCCAGAAACATCCAGAACCTAGGATTTGTTTTCTACAAG GAATGTGGGGCAGTGCCTTTGCTGCAAGCTTGGATGACATCTGCCTGAAGGTGGTTGGTATAGGACTGGGCTTCCTAGATTCTTTCAAAGATGTTATCAAAGTTGTAG ATGACTGCCGAAGATTCCATTTCCGCGATCCAACACGACTGAAGACTCGCTTAGTTATACCTGGGGGCCCCTTGTTACAAATCTTAGAGGATTTCTTCAAGTCCCGGGTCACATGTGGAGAAACCTTCAACTTCATGCAGGGATTGTATCTTCATAGGGATTACGTTAACGTCAAGAAATTTGTGGCTTGGAGAG GCACTCATCTGGATGCATTTCCCAACCAGCTGACTCCCATGGAAGAGAACTTGTATTTAGTGGATGGTGGCTTTTCTATCAACTCTCCCTTTCCTTTGGTACTTCAGCCAGAGAGGGATGTGGATGTTATCTTGTCATTCAATTATTCCTGGGAAGCTCCGTTTGAG GTTTTAGAATTGACTCAGAAATACTGTGAGGAGCGGGAAATTCCTTTTCCAAAAATCGAATGGAGtgaggaagatgaaaagaagcCAAAAGAGTGTTACATGTTTGTGGATGATGATAATCCAAAGGCTCCAGTTGTGCTCCATTTCCCACTGGTGAATGACACCTTCCAGGAATACAAAGCTCCAG GAGTTAAACGTGAGTCAGAAGAAGAGAAATCCTTTGGTGACTTCGTTATTGAGTCGAAAGATTCTCCTTACCGTACACTAAACTTCACCTTTGAGCCATATGATTTCAACAGGTTGGTGGAAGTGAATCGCTACAATGTTCTGAACAGCAAGGACACTCTCTTCAAAGCCCTAAACTTGGCTCTGCAAAGGAGAAAGTTGAAGAAAGTCATCAATACATCAAATACATGA
- the PLA2G4F gene encoding cytosolic phospholipase A2 zeta isoform X3, translating to MFHEVLRGTIPPRVLPVLAAVLFQRKERKEIGFYHRRWEKHPYYNLTVKVLRARNIKGTDLLSKADCYVELKLPTASPTVFRTQVVDNSDNPEWNETFQYRIHTAVKANEELDVEFYLEKCSDAPTKVLTNGVLVVHPCLSLQGTVNKDKEQQGSCEVKVSVPGAYQKQLHIPLGPDSKDYGTSFVFHVDKEIWPELQVELEQTISVLQDGMNDIEKHTTVLGLGTVPVNSLPIGQKVDRIVSLGEGQSLDMSFKAEESTWDLDIRLGFDLCKEEREFLGKRKKIVSEALRKALHLKEFPSKDEVPVVAVVGSGGGMRALTSFYGSLAGLQQLGLLDATIYLCGISGSTWCLSTLYQDPDWSQKDLQDAIKRAQSTVSSSKAGAFSPERLKYYFQELNAMEISGRKVSFTDLWGLIVEYFLQQKEDPSKLSDQQEAVKWAQNPYPIYAAVNVRPNISSGDFAEWCEFTPYEVGFRKYGAFVRTEDFDSEFFMGRLIQKHPEPRICFLQGMWGSAFAASLDDICLKVVGIGLGFLDSFKDVIKVVDDCRRFHFRDPTRLKTRLVIPGGPLLQILEDFFKSRVTCGETFNFMQGLYLHRDYVNVKKFVAWRGTHLDAFPNQLTPMEENLYLVDGGFSINSPFPLVLQPERDVDVILSFNYSWEAPFEVLELTQKYCEEREIPFPKIEWSEEDEKKPKECYMFVDDDNPKAPVVLHFPLVNDTFQEYKAPGVKRESEEEKSFGDFVIESKDSPYRTLNFTFEPYDFNRLVEVNRYNVLNSKDTLFKALNLALQRRKLKKVINTSNT from the exons TGGGAGAAGCACCCTTACTACAACCTAACGGTAAAAGTTCTCCGAGCCAGAAACATCAAGGGTACAGATCTGT TGTCTAAGGCAGACTGCTATGTGGAACTAAAGCTACCCACTGCATCTCCTACAGTCTTCCGAACTCAGGTTGTTGACAACTCTGATAACCCAGAATGGAATGAAACTTTCCAGTATCGAATCCATACTGCTGTCAAG gctAATGAAGAGCTGGATGTAGAGTTTTACTTGGAGAAATG CTCAGATGCCCCTACAAAGGTACTGACCAATGGGGTCCTTGTG GTTCATCCGTGCTTGTCTCTGCAAGGCACTGTCAACAAAGACAAAGAACAGCAAG GGAGCTGTGAGGTCAAGGTGTCTGTTCCAGGGGCATATCAGAAGCAGCTGCATATTCCGTTGGGACCAGACAGCAAGGATTATGGAACCTCATTTGTCTTTCATGTGGATAAAGAAATTTGGCCAGAACTGCAAGTGGAGCTGGAGCAAACCATATCTGTCCTACAG gatGGTATGAACGATATTGAAAAGCATACTACAGTTCTGGGATTGGGAACTGTACCAGTTAATTCCCTTCCTATTGGACAAAAAGTTGATAGAATCGTTTCTCTGGGAGAG GGACAAAGTTTGGATATGAGTTTTAAAGCTGAAGAGAG caCTTGGGATCTTGATATACGGCTGGGTTTTGATCTCTGTAAAGAGGAGAGAGAATTTTTgggcaaaaggaagaaaatagtttcTGAAGCACTGAGGAAGGCTCTTCACTTAAAAGAATTCCCTTCAAAAGATGAG GTCCCAGTCGTAGCAGTGGTGGGGTCTGGAGGTGGCATGAGAGCACTGACATCATTCTATGGCAGTCTTGCTGGGCTTCAGCAGCTGGGCCTTTTGGATGCTACAATATATCTGTGTGGGATTTCTGGCTCTACTTG GTGTTTATCGACATTGTATCAAGACCCTGACTGGTCACAGAAAGACCTTCAAGATGCAATCAAGAGAGCCCAGTCTACTGTgtccagcagcaaagcaggagcaTTTTCCCCAGAACGACTGAAATACTATTTCCAGGAGCTGAATGCAATGGAGATTAGTGGACGGAAAGTTTCCTTTACAGATTTGTGGGGCCTTATTGTGGAATATTTCCTACAACAGAAG GAAGATCCATCAAAGCTTTCTGATCAGCAAGAAGCAGTGAAATGGGCCCAGAACCCCTATCCTATCTATGCAGCTGTCAATGTGAGGCCCAATATTAGCAGTGGTGACTTTGCAG AATGGTGTGAGTTCACTCCCTATGAAGTTGGGTTTCGCAAATACGGAGCTTTTGTCCGAACAGAAGACTTTGACAGTGAGTTCTTCATGGGACGGCTCATCCAGAAACATCCAGAACCTAGGATTTGTTTTCTACAAG GAATGTGGGGCAGTGCCTTTGCTGCAAGCTTGGATGACATCTGCCTGAAGGTGGTTGGTATAGGACTGGGCTTCCTAGATTCTTTCAAAGATGTTATCAAAGTTGTAG ATGACTGCCGAAGATTCCATTTCCGCGATCCAACACGACTGAAGACTCGCTTAGTTATACCTGGGGGCCCCTTGTTACAAATCTTAGAGGATTTCTTCAAGTCCCGGGTCACATGTGGAGAAACCTTCAACTTCATGCAGGGATTGTATCTTCATAGGGATTACGTTAACGTCAAGAAATTTGTGGCTTGGAGAG GCACTCATCTGGATGCATTTCCCAACCAGCTGACTCCCATGGAAGAGAACTTGTATTTAGTGGATGGTGGCTTTTCTATCAACTCTCCCTTTCCTTTGGTACTTCAGCCAGAGAGGGATGTGGATGTTATCTTGTCATTCAATTATTCCTGGGAAGCTCCGTTTGAG GTTTTAGAATTGACTCAGAAATACTGTGAGGAGCGGGAAATTCCTTTTCCAAAAATCGAATGGAGtgaggaagatgaaaagaagcCAAAAGAGTGTTACATGTTTGTGGATGATGATAATCCAAAGGCTCCAGTTGTGCTCCATTTCCCACTGGTGAATGACACCTTCCAGGAATACAAAGCTCCAG GAGTTAAACGTGAGTCAGAAGAAGAGAAATCCTTTGGTGACTTCGTTATTGAGTCGAAAGATTCTCCTTACCGTACACTAAACTTCACCTTTGAGCCATATGATTTCAACAGGTTGGTGGAAGTGAATCGCTACAATGTTCTGAACAGCAAGGACACTCTCTTCAAAGCCCTAAACTTGGCTCTGCAAAGGAGAAAGTTGAAGAAAGTCATCAATACATCAAATACATGA
- the PLA2G4F gene encoding cytosolic phospholipase A2 zeta isoform X4: MFHEVLRGTIPPRVLPVLAAVLFQRKERKEIGFYHRRWEKHPYYNLTVKVLRARNIKGTDLLSKADCYVELKLPTASPTVFRTQVVDNSDNPEWNETFQYRIHTAVKNILELTLYDKDVLVSDELTSIVFDVAGMKLGQPLLRTFKLNPEANEELDVEFYLEKCSDAPTKVLTNGVLVVHPCLSLQGTVNKDKEQQGSCEVKVSVPGAYQKQLHIPLGPDSKDYGTSFVFHVDKEIWPELQVELEQTISVLQDGMNDIEKHTTVLGLGTVPVNSLPIGQKVDRIVSLGEGQSLDMSFKAEESTWDLDIRLGFDLCKEEREFLGKRKKIVSEALRKALHLKEFPSKDEVPVVAVVGSGGGMRALTSFYGSLAGLQQLGLLDATIYLCGISGSTWCLSTLYQDPDWSQKDLQDAIKRAQSTVSSSKAGAFSPERLKYYFQELNAMEISGRKVSFTDLWGLIVEYFLQQKEDPSKLSDQQEAVKWAQNPYPIYAAVNVRPNISSGDFAEWCEFTPYEVGFRKYGAFVRTEDFDSEFFMGRLIQKHPEPRICFLQGMWGSAFAASLDDICLKVVGIGLGFLDSFKDVIKVVDDCRRFHFRDPTRLKTRLVIPGGPLLQILEDFFKSRVTCGETFNFMQGLYLHRDYVNVKKFVAWRGTHLDAFPNQLTPMEENLYLVDGGFSINSPFPLVLQPERDVDVILSFNYSWEAPFEFSDNRF, from the exons TGGGAGAAGCACCCTTACTACAACCTAACGGTAAAAGTTCTCCGAGCCAGAAACATCAAGGGTACAGATCTGT TGTCTAAGGCAGACTGCTATGTGGAACTAAAGCTACCCACTGCATCTCCTACAGTCTTCCGAACTCAGGTTGTTGACAACTCTGATAACCCAGAATGGAATGAAACTTTCCAGTATCGAATCCATACTGCTGTCAAG AACATTCTGGAATTGACGCTTTATGATAAGGATGTCCTCGTCAGCGATGAGCTTACATCTATTGTCTTTGATGTAGCGGGCATGAAGTTGGGTCAGCCCCTGCTGCGCACTTTCAAGTTGAACCCTGAG gctAATGAAGAGCTGGATGTAGAGTTTTACTTGGAGAAATG CTCAGATGCCCCTACAAAGGTACTGACCAATGGGGTCCTTGTG GTTCATCCGTGCTTGTCTCTGCAAGGCACTGTCAACAAAGACAAAGAACAGCAAG GGAGCTGTGAGGTCAAGGTGTCTGTTCCAGGGGCATATCAGAAGCAGCTGCATATTCCGTTGGGACCAGACAGCAAGGATTATGGAACCTCATTTGTCTTTCATGTGGATAAAGAAATTTGGCCAGAACTGCAAGTGGAGCTGGAGCAAACCATATCTGTCCTACAG gatGGTATGAACGATATTGAAAAGCATACTACAGTTCTGGGATTGGGAACTGTACCAGTTAATTCCCTTCCTATTGGACAAAAAGTTGATAGAATCGTTTCTCTGGGAGAG GGACAAAGTTTGGATATGAGTTTTAAAGCTGAAGAGAG caCTTGGGATCTTGATATACGGCTGGGTTTTGATCTCTGTAAAGAGGAGAGAGAATTTTTgggcaaaaggaagaaaatagtttcTGAAGCACTGAGGAAGGCTCTTCACTTAAAAGAATTCCCTTCAAAAGATGAG GTCCCAGTCGTAGCAGTGGTGGGGTCTGGAGGTGGCATGAGAGCACTGACATCATTCTATGGCAGTCTTGCTGGGCTTCAGCAGCTGGGCCTTTTGGATGCTACAATATATCTGTGTGGGATTTCTGGCTCTACTTG GTGTTTATCGACATTGTATCAAGACCCTGACTGGTCACAGAAAGACCTTCAAGATGCAATCAAGAGAGCCCAGTCTACTGTgtccagcagcaaagcaggagcaTTTTCCCCAGAACGACTGAAATACTATTTCCAGGAGCTGAATGCAATGGAGATTAGTGGACGGAAAGTTTCCTTTACAGATTTGTGGGGCCTTATTGTGGAATATTTCCTACAACAGAAG GAAGATCCATCAAAGCTTTCTGATCAGCAAGAAGCAGTGAAATGGGCCCAGAACCCCTATCCTATCTATGCAGCTGTCAATGTGAGGCCCAATATTAGCAGTGGTGACTTTGCAG AATGGTGTGAGTTCACTCCCTATGAAGTTGGGTTTCGCAAATACGGAGCTTTTGTCCGAACAGAAGACTTTGACAGTGAGTTCTTCATGGGACGGCTCATCCAGAAACATCCAGAACCTAGGATTTGTTTTCTACAAG GAATGTGGGGCAGTGCCTTTGCTGCAAGCTTGGATGACATCTGCCTGAAGGTGGTTGGTATAGGACTGGGCTTCCTAGATTCTTTCAAAGATGTTATCAAAGTTGTAG ATGACTGCCGAAGATTCCATTTCCGCGATCCAACACGACTGAAGACTCGCTTAGTTATACCTGGGGGCCCCTTGTTACAAATCTTAGAGGATTTCTTCAAGTCCCGGGTCACATGTGGAGAAACCTTCAACTTCATGCAGGGATTGTATCTTCATAGGGATTACGTTAACGTCAAGAAATTTGTGGCTTGGAGAG GCACTCATCTGGATGCATTTCCCAACCAGCTGACTCCCATGGAAGAGAACTTGTATTTAGTGGATGGTGGCTTTTCTATCAACTCTCCCTTTCCTTTGGTACTTCAGCCAGAGAGGGATGTGGATGTTATCTTGTCATTCAATTATTCCTGGGAAGCTCCGTTTGAG ttctcTGACAACAGGTTTTAG
- the PLA2G4F gene encoding cytosolic phospholipase A2 zeta isoform X2 translates to MFHEVLRGTIPPRVLPVLAAVLFQRKERKEIGFYHRRWEKHPYYNLTVKVLRARNIKGTDLLSKADCYVELKLPTASPTVFRTQVVDNSDNPEWNETFQYRIHTAVKNILELTLYDKDVLVSDELTSIVFDVAGMKLGQPLLRTFKLNPEANEELDVEFYLEKCSDAPTKVLTNGVLVVHPCLSLQGTVNKDKEQQGSCEVKVSVPGAYQKQLHIPLGPDSKDYGTSFVFHVDKEIWPELQVELEQTISVLQDGMNDIEKHTTVLGLGTVPVNSLPIGQKVDRIVSLGEGQSLDMSFKAEESWDLDIRLGFDLCKEEREFLGKRKKIVSEALRKALHLKEFPSKDEVPVVAVVGSGGGMRALTSFYGSLAGLQQLGLLDATIYLCGISGSTWCLSTLYQDPDWSQKDLQDAIKRAQSTVSSSKAGAFSPERLKYYFQELNAMEISGRKVSFTDLWGLIVEYFLQQKEDPSKLSDQQEAVKWAQNPYPIYAAVNVRPNISSGDFAEWCEFTPYEVGFRKYGAFVRTEDFDSEFFMGRLIQKHPEPRICFLQGMWGSAFAASLDDICLKVVGIGLGFLDSFKDVIKVVDDCRRFHFRDPTRLKTRLVIPGGPLLQILEDFFKSRVTCGETFNFMQGLYLHRDYVNVKKFVAWRGTHLDAFPNQLTPMEENLYLVDGGFSINSPFPLVLQPERDVDVILSFNYSWEAPFEVLELTQKYCEEREIPFPKIEWSEEDEKKPKECYMFVDDDNPKAPVVLHFPLVNDTFQEYKAPGVKRESEEEKSFGDFVIESKDSPYRTLNFTFEPYDFNRLVEVNRYNVLNSKDTLFKALNLALQRRKLKKVINTSNT, encoded by the exons TGGGAGAAGCACCCTTACTACAACCTAACGGTAAAAGTTCTCCGAGCCAGAAACATCAAGGGTACAGATCTGT TGTCTAAGGCAGACTGCTATGTGGAACTAAAGCTACCCACTGCATCTCCTACAGTCTTCCGAACTCAGGTTGTTGACAACTCTGATAACCCAGAATGGAATGAAACTTTCCAGTATCGAATCCATACTGCTGTCAAG AACATTCTGGAATTGACGCTTTATGATAAGGATGTCCTCGTCAGCGATGAGCTTACATCTATTGTCTTTGATGTAGCGGGCATGAAGTTGGGTCAGCCCCTGCTGCGCACTTTCAAGTTGAACCCTGAG gctAATGAAGAGCTGGATGTAGAGTTTTACTTGGAGAAATG CTCAGATGCCCCTACAAAGGTACTGACCAATGGGGTCCTTGTG GTTCATCCGTGCTTGTCTCTGCAAGGCACTGTCAACAAAGACAAAGAACAGCAAG GGAGCTGTGAGGTCAAGGTGTCTGTTCCAGGGGCATATCAGAAGCAGCTGCATATTCCGTTGGGACCAGACAGCAAGGATTATGGAACCTCATTTGTCTTTCATGTGGATAAAGAAATTTGGCCAGAACTGCAAGTGGAGCTGGAGCAAACCATATCTGTCCTACAG gatGGTATGAACGATATTGAAAAGCATACTACAGTTCTGGGATTGGGAACTGTACCAGTTAATTCCCTTCCTATTGGACAAAAAGTTGATAGAATCGTTTCTCTGGGAGAG GGACAAAGTTTGGATATGAGTTTTAAAGCTGAAGAGAG TTGGGATCTTGATATACGGCTGGGTTTTGATCTCTGTAAAGAGGAGAGAGAATTTTTgggcaaaaggaagaaaatagtttcTGAAGCACTGAGGAAGGCTCTTCACTTAAAAGAATTCCCTTCAAAAGATGAG GTCCCAGTCGTAGCAGTGGTGGGGTCTGGAGGTGGCATGAGAGCACTGACATCATTCTATGGCAGTCTTGCTGGGCTTCAGCAGCTGGGCCTTTTGGATGCTACAATATATCTGTGTGGGATTTCTGGCTCTACTTG GTGTTTATCGACATTGTATCAAGACCCTGACTGGTCACAGAAAGACCTTCAAGATGCAATCAAGAGAGCCCAGTCTACTGTgtccagcagcaaagcaggagcaTTTTCCCCAGAACGACTGAAATACTATTTCCAGGAGCTGAATGCAATGGAGATTAGTGGACGGAAAGTTTCCTTTACAGATTTGTGGGGCCTTATTGTGGAATATTTCCTACAACAGAAG GAAGATCCATCAAAGCTTTCTGATCAGCAAGAAGCAGTGAAATGGGCCCAGAACCCCTATCCTATCTATGCAGCTGTCAATGTGAGGCCCAATATTAGCAGTGGTGACTTTGCAG AATGGTGTGAGTTCACTCCCTATGAAGTTGGGTTTCGCAAATACGGAGCTTTTGTCCGAACAGAAGACTTTGACAGTGAGTTCTTCATGGGACGGCTCATCCAGAAACATCCAGAACCTAGGATTTGTTTTCTACAAG GAATGTGGGGCAGTGCCTTTGCTGCAAGCTTGGATGACATCTGCCTGAAGGTGGTTGGTATAGGACTGGGCTTCCTAGATTCTTTCAAAGATGTTATCAAAGTTGTAG ATGACTGCCGAAGATTCCATTTCCGCGATCCAACACGACTGAAGACTCGCTTAGTTATACCTGGGGGCCCCTTGTTACAAATCTTAGAGGATTTCTTCAAGTCCCGGGTCACATGTGGAGAAACCTTCAACTTCATGCAGGGATTGTATCTTCATAGGGATTACGTTAACGTCAAGAAATTTGTGGCTTGGAGAG GCACTCATCTGGATGCATTTCCCAACCAGCTGACTCCCATGGAAGAGAACTTGTATTTAGTGGATGGTGGCTTTTCTATCAACTCTCCCTTTCCTTTGGTACTTCAGCCAGAGAGGGATGTGGATGTTATCTTGTCATTCAATTATTCCTGGGAAGCTCCGTTTGAG GTTTTAGAATTGACTCAGAAATACTGTGAGGAGCGGGAAATTCCTTTTCCAAAAATCGAATGGAGtgaggaagatgaaaagaagcCAAAAGAGTGTTACATGTTTGTGGATGATGATAATCCAAAGGCTCCAGTTGTGCTCCATTTCCCACTGGTGAATGACACCTTCCAGGAATACAAAGCTCCAG GAGTTAAACGTGAGTCAGAAGAAGAGAAATCCTTTGGTGACTTCGTTATTGAGTCGAAAGATTCTCCTTACCGTACACTAAACTTCACCTTTGAGCCATATGATTTCAACAGGTTGGTGGAAGTGAATCGCTACAATGTTCTGAACAGCAAGGACACTCTCTTCAAAGCCCTAAACTTGGCTCTGCAAAGGAGAAAGTTGAAGAAAGTCATCAATACATCAAATACATGA